From Ornithorhynchus anatinus isolate Pmale09 chromosome X3, mOrnAna1.pri.v4, whole genome shotgun sequence, the proteins below share one genomic window:
- the ORNANAV1R3015 gene encoding vomeronasal 1 receptor ornAnaV1R3015: protein MLFQINIGVSGNVFLLLFYSHVITSHKPSSSDLILTHLSLANTITLLTRGIPDTLSLWGLRNFLDTSGCKILMYLYRVGRGLTISTTCLLSIFQAVTISPGTSRWAGVKAKLPRWILPSFIIFWILNMLIEVNMLIVLIGPQNTGHAHTPQDLKYCFLVNTTTRANLILSTVLSLRDLFFMGLMSAASSYMVFVLHRHHRLVRHLHGPGRSPSVMPEVRAAKRVIALVTLYVLLYGRQTVMHSIILNMKKKLSLLMESHQVLSFAFATISPFLMIHSDRRMRKFWKRDSPASNVELF from the coding sequence ATGCTCTTTCAGATCAACATCGGGGTCAGTGggaatgtcttcctcctcctgttttatagTCATGTGATCACCAGCCAcaaacccagttcctccgaccTGATCCTCACCCACCTGAGTTTGGCTAATACCATAACCCTTCTCACCAGGGGGATCCCAGATACCTTGTCTCTTTGGGGACTGAGGAATTTCCTGGACACTTCTGGGTGTAAAATCCTCATGTACCTCTATCGAGTGGGCCGGGGCCTTACTATcagcaccacctgcctcctgagcatcttccaggccgTCACCATCAGCCCCGGAACCTCCCGGTGGGCAGGAGTCAAAGCCAAGTTACCCAGGTGGATCCTCCCCTCCTTTATCATCTTCTGGATTCTCAATATGCTGATCGAAGTGAATATGTTGATAGTATTGATAGGTCCCCAGAATACCGGCCATGCTCACACACCTCAGGACCTGAAATACTGCTTTTTGGTTAATACCACTACACGGGCTAACTTGATActttccactgtgctctccctgCGAGATCTGTTCTTCATGGGACTCATGAGCGCGGCCAGCAGCTatatggtgtttgtcctgcacagacaccaccggctGGTCCGGCACCTTCATGGGCCCGGACGGTCCCCCAGCGTGATGCCCGAGGTCCGAGCGGCCAAGAGGGTCattgccctggtcaccctctacgtcctcctctaTGGGCGGCAGACAGTCATGCACAGCATTATACTGAATATGAAAAAGAAGTTGTCTCTGCTGATGGAAAGTCACCAGGTGCTGTCATTTGCCTTCGCAACCATCAGTCCCTTCCTAatgatccacagtgacaggaggatgagaaaaTTCTGGAAAAGAGACTCTCCTGCTTCCAACGTGGAACTTTTTTAG